In Thermothelomyces thermophilus ATCC 42464 chromosome 4, complete sequence, a single genomic region encodes these proteins:
- a CDS encoding alcohol dehydrogenase-like protein (Alcohol dehydrogenase-like protein), whose amino-acid sequence MSVPEKFTGFQVHSAETWLEFHKNEFQPKPFGDYDVDIKIECCGVCGSDLHTISGGWGEQHYPLAVGHEIVGTAIRVGPKVTLIKPGQRVGVGAQSYSCLECRQCKNDNETYCLKQLDTYGAVWPDTGIVSQGGYSSHVRTHEHWVFPIPDALPSTIAAPMLCAGLTAYSPLVRNGCGPGKKVGIVGLGGIGHLGVLFAKALGAEVWAISRTHAKEEDARKMGADGFLATADKDWNKPHVMTFDLIINTANSFEGFDLDAYLSLLDVHGRWVSVGLPEGDGIKVRNQQFLKNGCFIGSSHLGSRKETLEMLQLAADKGIKTWVEEVPINEKNLATIMQRLHKNDVKYRFCLTNYAEQFGA is encoded by the exons ATGTCGGTTCCCGAGAAGTTCACTGGCTTCCAGGTCCACAGCGCGGAAACCTGGCTGGAGTTCCACAAGAACGAGTTCCAGCCGAAGCCGTTTGGCGACTATGATGTCGACATCAAGATCGAGTGCTGCGGCGTCTGCGGGAGCGATTTGCACACCATCAGCGGCGGCTGGGGCGAACAGCACTACCCCCTCGCTGTCGGCCATG AGATCGTCGGGACGGCCATCCGTGTAGGGCCCAAGGTGACCTTGATCAAGCCGGGCCAGCGTGTGGGAGTCGGCGCGCAGAGCTACTCCTGCCTCGAGTGCCGTCAGTGCAAGAACGATAACGAGACATACTGCCTGAAGCAGCTCGACACCTACGGCGCCGTTTGGCCCGACACCGGCATCGTTTCGCAGGGTGGCTACTCTTCCCATGTCCGGACACACGAGCACTG GGTCTTCCCGATTCCCGACGCGCTTCCCAGCACCATCGCGGCGCCCATGCTCTGCGCCGGCCTGACTGCCTACTCCCCATTAGTTCGCAACGGTTGCGGGCCGGGGAAGAAGGTCGGCATTGTGGGACTGGGCGGCATCGGTCACTTGGGCGTGCTGTTTGCGAAGGCGCTCGGCGCCGAGGTCTGGGCGATCAGCAGGACGCATGCCAAGGAAGAGGACGCGCGCAAGATGGGCGCCGATGGGTTCCTGGCGACGGCGGACAAGGATTGGAACAAGCCGCACGTCATGACGTTCGACCTGATCATCAACACGGCCAACAGCTTTGAGggcttcgacctcgacgccTACCTGAGCCTGCTCGACGTGCACGGCAGGTGGGTGAGCGTCGGCCTGCCCGAGGGCGACGGCATCAAGGTCCGGAACCAGCAGTTCCTCAAGAACGGCTGCTTCATTGGCAGCTCGCACCTCGGCAGCAGGAAGGAGACCCTCGAGATGCTGCAGCTGGCGGCCGACAAGGGGATCAAGACGTGGGTTGAGGAGGTGCCCATCAACGAGAAGAACCTGGCGACCATCATGCAACGGCTGCACAAGAACGACGTCAAGTACCGGTTCTGCCTGACCAACTACGCGGAGCAGTTCGGGGCATAA